In Halorientalis sp. LT38, a genomic segment contains:
- a CDS encoding universal stress protein gives MYDTILVPTDGSDHAVRAAEHALYLADAFDATVHVITVVDLESAAGPFAAGGVDDDFLERIRADGRETIADLEAAIGPTDRLRTAVVEGRPSEAILEYAGEHDADLLAMGTHGRTGVRRYAWGSVTERVVRGADRPVLTVRDTDRSRIDDGYDDVLIPTDGSESATAAVEHGLAIAETADATVHALHVVDAGDGVGSGSVRTPTEYLTDLESAGEKATEEIATRARDAGLDAVSAVQQGHPASGILDYVDDADVDLVAMGTQGRTGLNRYLLGSTAERVLRHAPVPVVAVNTRDRGED, from the coding sequence ATGTACGACACCATCCTCGTGCCGACCGACGGCAGCGATCACGCCGTCAGAGCGGCCGAACACGCCCTGTACCTCGCGGACGCGTTCGACGCAACCGTTCACGTGATCACCGTCGTCGACCTGGAGTCGGCCGCGGGCCCGTTCGCGGCCGGCGGTGTCGACGACGACTTCCTGGAGCGCATCAGAGCGGACGGCCGGGAGACCATCGCGGACCTGGAAGCGGCCATCGGCCCGACCGATCGGCTCCGGACGGCGGTCGTAGAGGGACGCCCGTCCGAAGCGATCCTCGAGTACGCCGGGGAGCACGACGCGGACCTGCTCGCGATGGGGACCCACGGTCGAACCGGCGTCCGCCGCTACGCCTGGGGCAGCGTCACCGAACGCGTCGTCCGCGGGGCCGACCGGCCTGTCCTGACCGTCCGCGACACGGACCGAAGCCGGATCGACGACGGGTACGACGACGTACTGATCCCGACCGACGGGAGCGAGTCGGCGACGGCGGCCGTCGAACACGGCCTCGCCATCGCGGAGACCGCCGACGCGACGGTCCACGCCCTCCACGTCGTCGACGCCGGCGACGGGGTCGGCTCCGGCAGCGTCAGGACGCCGACGGAGTACCTGACCGACCTCGAATCCGCCGGTGAGAAGGCGACCGAGGAGATCGCAACCCGGGCCCGCGACGCGGGCCTCGACGCAGTCAGCGCCGTCCAGCAGGGCCACCCGGCCTCCGGCATCCTGGACTACGTGGACGACGCGGACGTCGACCTGGTAGCGATGGGTACCCAGGGGCGGACCGGGCTCAACCGCTACCTCCTCGGCAGCACCGCCGAACGCGTCCTCAGGCACGCGCCGGTCCCGGTCGTGGCCGTCAACACCCGGGATCGGGGCGAGGACTGA
- a CDS encoding VIT1/CCC1 transporter family protein: MAGAREALGRLLGKEEVLSISRRYFVSNGFDGTLTSIGVIVGAVLSGIPDGLTVIKIGLGAAVGLGTSAVWSVWEIERAETRAELRRIERAMLTDLDDTRIERQQRGARFVHATASGLGPLIGVLVPLSPFLFEGTVLTMAEAGAIAVALGISVLGVFGAYMGSISGQRWYVAAGRMGLAGLVVALINIFLPG; this comes from the coding sequence ATGGCGGGGGCTCGCGAGGCGCTCGGCCGACTCCTCGGGAAGGAGGAGGTACTCTCCATCTCCCGCCGGTACTTCGTCTCGAACGGGTTCGACGGGACGCTGACCAGCATCGGCGTGATCGTCGGCGCGGTGCTCTCGGGGATCCCCGACGGGCTGACGGTGATCAAGATCGGCCTCGGCGCGGCCGTCGGACTGGGAACCTCGGCCGTCTGGAGCGTCTGGGAGATCGAACGCGCCGAGACCAGGGCCGAACTCAGGCGGATCGAGCGGGCGATGCTTACCGACCTGGACGACACGCGCATCGAGCGCCAGCAGCGGGGGGCGAGATTCGTCCACGCCACAGCGAGCGGACTGGGACCGCTGATCGGCGTCCTCGTTCCGCTGAGCCCGTTCCTGTTCGAGGGGACGGTCCTCACGATGGCGGAGGCGGGGGCGATCGCCGTCGCACTCGGGATCTCCGTCCTCGGCGTCTTCGGAGCCTACATGGGATCGATCTCCGGGCAGCGGTGGTACGTCGCCGCGGGGCGGATGGGGCTGGCGGGGCTCGTCGTCGCCCTCATCAACATCTTCCTGCCGGGGTGA
- a CDS encoding DUF211 domain-containing protein, producing the protein MAATRRLVIDVLKPHDPPLLEFTDHLAELESVEGATASLIELDREVQNVKVTVEGADLRFEAVEDAVDELGGTIHSVDQVACGDRAIEDRRTLQDG; encoded by the coding sequence ATGGCAGCGACTCGACGCCTCGTCATCGACGTGTTGAAACCGCACGATCCGCCCCTCCTCGAGTTCACCGACCACCTCGCCGAACTGGAATCGGTCGAGGGAGCCACCGCGTCGCTGATCGAACTCGACCGTGAGGTCCAGAACGTGAAGGTCACCGTCGAGGGGGCGGATCTGCGGTTCGAGGCCGTCGAAGACGCGGTGGACGAGCTCGGGGGAACGATTCACTCCGTCGATCAGGTCGCCTGCGGCGACCGGGCGATCGAGGACCGACGCACGCTGCAGGACGGCTAA
- a CDS encoding pyridoxamine 5'-phosphate oxidase family protein codes for MTVDDLGDYGMHRMTDEEVTGFLSSQSLGTLGLNDDGAPYLLPLSYGFDGGSRLYFYFVVGEESRKATLADRADGATFLVFSAETSFNWESVLLSGTIRKLPDSERPDLSAAEAPKWRPDLFESASETEPTLAYEFRIDEWSGVRHTGLPPGLADPGREASSE; via the coding sequence ATGACAGTCGACGACCTCGGCGACTACGGGATGCACCGGATGACCGACGAGGAAGTGACCGGGTTCCTCTCGAGTCAGAGTCTGGGGACGCTCGGCCTGAACGACGACGGCGCCCCCTACCTGCTCCCGCTGTCGTACGGATTCGACGGGGGCTCGCGCCTCTACTTCTACTTCGTGGTCGGCGAGGAAAGTCGCAAGGCCACCCTGGCCGACCGTGCCGACGGGGCGACCTTCCTGGTCTTCAGCGCCGAGACGTCGTTCAACTGGGAGAGCGTCCTCCTCTCCGGGACGATCCGAAAGCTCCCGGACTCGGAGCGGCCGGACCTGTCGGCGGCCGAGGCTCCCAAGTGGCGTCCGGACCTGTTCGAGTCGGCCAGCGAGACCGAACCCACGCTCGCCTACGAGTTCCGGATCGACGAGTGGTCGGGCGTTCGCCACACCGGCCTCCCGCCCGGACTGGCCGATCCGGGACGCGAGGCGTCTTCCGAGTGA
- a CDS encoding CBS domain-containing protein yields the protein MCGVFVATVDGRRAAGALTVGSLPETGIQMDGTLMSRGVEVGGVPFPIRVQDVMSSPAETAPPDLAASDGASRCYEASIGSLVVVAEGEVVGIVTSDDFVHLLGEDPDPGARPLSAFMSSDVVTVDASATVGDAVARMFDADVARLVVLEDDELVGLVSTDDVLRHVPQVLQRRAFTRAEPGGHGYRCRRETAYDHPDWTVTTESHSDRGTSVGDRVTFTKVIDEQDVRTFAAASGDTNRLHLDDAYARETRFGRRIVHGTLVSGLISAALARLPGVTIYLSQDLTFLEPAEIGERLTAVCEIVDSLGRKKYQLTTDVVDEGGERLVEGQAAVLIDETPDAGQVTFEAIAES from the coding sequence GTGTGTGGAGTTTTCGTAGCGACGGTCGACGGCCGTCGCGCCGCAGGGGCGCTGACCGTCGGGTCGCTTCCCGAGACGGGCATCCAGATGGACGGTACGCTCATGTCCCGCGGCGTGGAGGTCGGGGGCGTGCCCTTCCCGATCCGCGTGCAGGACGTGATGAGCAGCCCCGCCGAGACGGCCCCGCCGGACCTGGCCGCCAGTGACGGCGCGAGCAGGTGTTACGAGGCGTCGATCGGCTCCCTGGTCGTCGTCGCCGAAGGCGAAGTCGTCGGGATCGTCACGAGCGACGACTTCGTCCACCTCCTGGGAGAGGATCCGGACCCCGGAGCGCGGCCGCTCTCGGCGTTCATGTCGAGCGACGTGGTCACGGTCGACGCCAGCGCGACCGTCGGCGACGCCGTCGCGAGGATGTTCGACGCGGACGTCGCTCGACTGGTGGTCCTTGAGGACGACGAGCTCGTCGGCCTCGTCAGTACGGACGACGTGCTCCGGCACGTTCCCCAGGTCCTCCAGCGCAGAGCCTTCACCCGGGCGGAGCCCGGCGGTCACGGCTATCGGTGCCGGCGCGAGACCGCGTACGACCACCCCGACTGGACGGTGACGACCGAGAGCCACTCCGACCGAGGGACGTCGGTCGGCGATCGCGTGACGTTCACGAAGGTGATCGACGAACAGGACGTCAGGACGTTCGCCGCCGCCAGTGGCGACACGAACAGACTCCATCTCGACGACGCCTACGCCCGTGAGACCAGGTTCGGCCGACGGATCGTCCACGGCACGCTCGTGAGCGGGTTGATCAGCGCCGCGCTGGCGCGCCTCCCGGGCGTGACGATCTACCTCTCCCAGGACCTCACGTTTCTGGAACCGGCGGAGATCGGGGAGCGACTCACCGCTGTCTGCGAGATCGTCGACTCGCTCGGCCGGAAGAAGTACCAGCTCACGACCGACGTGGTAGACGAGGGCGGGGAACGGCTCGTCGAAGGCCAGGCCGCCGTCCTGATCGACGAGACGCCCGACGCGGGGCAGGTCACCTTCGAGGCGATCGCCGAGAGCTAG